The following are from one region of the Prionailurus bengalensis isolate Pbe53 chromosome A2, Fcat_Pben_1.1_paternal_pri, whole genome shotgun sequence genome:
- the DCAF1 gene encoding DDB1- and CUL4-associated factor 1 isoform X4: MTTVAVHVDSKAELTTLLEQWEKEHGSGQDMVPILTRMSELIEKETEEYRKGDPDPFDDRHPGRADPECMLGHLLRILFKNDDFMNALVNAYVMTSREPPLNTAACRLLLDIMPGLETAVVFQEKEGIVENLFKWAREADQPLRTYSTGLLGGAMENQDIAANYRDENSQLVAIVLRRLRELQLQEVALRQENKRPSPRKLSSEPLLPLDEEAVDMDYGDMAVDVVDGEQEEASGDMEISFHLDSGHKTSSRVNSAAKPDEGGLRKNKSAKQGDRESFRKAKQKLGFSASDPDRMFVELSNSSWSEMSPWVIGTNYTLYPMTPAIEQRLILQYLTPLGEYQELLPIFMQLGSRELMMFYIDLKQTNDVLLTFEALKHLASLLLHNKFATEFVAHGGVQKLLEIPRPSMAATGVSMCLYYLSYNQDAMERVCMHPHNVLSDVVNYTLWLMECSHASGCCHATMFFSICFSFRAVLELFDRYDGLRRLVNLISTLEILNLEDQGALLSDDEIFASRQTGKHTCMALRKYFEAHLAIKLEQVKQSLQRTEGGILVHPQPPYKACSYTHEQIVEMMEFLIEYGPAQLYWEPAEVFLKLSCVQLLLQLISIACNWKTYYARNDTVRFALDVLAILTVVPKIQLQLAESVDVLDEAGSTVSTVGISIILGVAEGEFFIHDAEIQKSALQIIINCVCGPDNRISSIGKFISGTPRRKLPQTPKSSEHTLAKMWNVVQSNNGIKVLLSLLSIKMPITDADQIRALACKALVGLSRSSTVRQIISKLPLFSSCQIQQLMKEPVLQDKRSDHVKFCKYAAELIERVSGKPLLIGTDVSLARLQKADVVAQSRISFPEKELLLLIRNHLISKGLGETATVLTKEADLPMTAASHSSAFTPVTAAASPVSLPRTPRIANGIATRLGSHTSVGATAPPAPTAHPQPRPPQGSLALPGPSYAGNSPLIGRISFIRERPSPCNGRKIRVLRQKSDHGAYSQSPAIKKQLDRHLPSPPTLDSIITEYLREQHARCKNPVATCPPFSLFTPHQCPEPKQRRQAPINFTSRLNRRASFPKYGGVDGGCFDRHLIFSRFRPISVFREANEDESGFTCCAFSARERFLMLGTCTGQLKLYNVFSGQEEASYNCHNSAITHLEPSRDGSLLLTSATWSQPLSALWGMKSVFDMKHSFTEDHYVEFSKHSQDRVIGTKGDIAHIYDIQTGNKLLTLFNPDLANNYKRNCATFNPTDDLVLNDGVLWDVRSAQAIHKFDKFNMNISGVFHPNGLEVIINTEIWDLRTFHLLHTVPALDQCRVVFNHTGTVMYGAMLQADDEDDLMEERMKSPFGSSFRTFNATDYKPIATIDVKRNIFDLCTDTKDCYLAVIENQGSMDALNMDTVCRLYEVGRQRLAEDEDEEEDQKQMEEEEQEEEDDDEDDDDTDDLDELDTDQLLEAELEEDDNNENAGEDGDNDFSPSDEELANLLEEGEDGEDEDSDADEEVELILGDTDSSDNSDLEDDIILSLNE; the protein is encoded by the exons GAGGGAattgttgagaatcttttcaaaTGGGCCCGAGAGGCTGATCAGCCATTGAGGACGTATTCTACTGGACTGTTAGGAGGTGCTATGGAGAATCAAGACATTGCTGCCAACTATAGGGATGAGAATTCACAGCTG GTGGCAATAGTACTTCGAAGACTGAGGGAGCTACAACTTCAGGAAGTGGCTTTGCGGCAGGAAAACAAGCGTCCCAGCCCGCGAAAGCTCTCCTCTGAACCCCTTTTGCCTCTGGATGAAGAAGCTGTGGATATGGACTATGGCGACATGGCTGTAGATGTAGTGGATGGTGAACAAGAGGAAGCCTCTGGGGACATGGAGATTTCCTTTCATCTTGATTCAGGCCACAAGACTAGTAGTAGAGTGAACTCAGCAGCCAAACCTGACGAGGGAGGATTGAGGAAAAACAAGTCAGCAAAACAGGGTGACAGAGAGAGTTTTAGGAAGGCCAAGCAGAAGTTGGGTTTCTCAGCATCTGATCCAGATCGTATGTTTGTTGAGCTATCTAATAGCAGCTGGTCAGAAATGTCCCCTTGGGTGATTGGCACCAATTATACTCTTTATCCTATGACTCCTGCTATTGAGCAGCGACTCATTCTCCAGTATTTGACCCCCCTAGGAGAATATCAGGAG ttacttcCCATATTCATGCAACTTGGATCACGGGAATTAATGATGTTCTATATTGACCTGAAACAGACTAATGATGTCCTGCTTACATTTGAGGCactcaag CACCTTGCATCTCTCCTGCTCCATAACAAGTTTGCCACAGAGTTTGTTGCGCATGGTGGAGTACAGAAATTACTGGAAATTCCTCGTCCTTCTATGGCTGCAACTGGTGTATCCATGTGCTTGTATTACCTGTCCTACAACCAGGATGCCATGGAAAGA gTTTGTATGCATCCCCACAATGTTCTGTCTGACGTGGTGAACTATACTCTGTGGTTAATGGAATGTTCTCATGCCTCAGGATGCTGCCATGCTACCATGTTTTTCTCAATTTGCTTCTCCTTCCGGGCTGTGTTGGAGCTCTTTGACCGCTATGATGGTCTTCGTCGTCTGGTGAATTTG ATCAGTACTTTGGAGATTCTAAATTTGGAAGATCAGGGTGCACTTCTGAGTGATGATGAAATATTTGCTAGCCGCCAAACTGGGAAACATACCTGCATGGCCTTGCGCAAGTACTTTGAGGCTCACCTGGCCATTAAATTGGAACAAGTAAAACAGTCACTTCAGAGGACTGAGGGTGGCATTCTTGTCCATCCTCAACCCCCATACAAG GCGTGTTCATATACTCATGAACAGATTGTGGAAATGATGGAGTTTTTGATAGAGTATGGTCCAGCGCAACTATATTGGGAACCAGCTGAAGTCTTCCTGAAACTTTCTTGTGTTCAACTCTTGTTGCAGCTTATTTCTATTGCCTGCAATTGGAAGACCTATTATGCAAG GAATGATACTGTGCGCTTTGCTTTGGATGTTCTGGCTATTCTCACTGTTGTGCCAAAAATCCAGCTGCAGTTGGCAGAATCAGTGGATGTGCTAGATGAGGCTGGCTCCACCGTCTCCACTGTAG GTATCAGCATTATTTTGGGAGTGGCTGAGGGTGAGTTCTTTATCCATGATGCTGAAATTCAGAAGTCAGCACTTCAGATTATCATCAATTGTGTTTGTGGCCCGGATAACCGAATTTCCAGTATTGGCAAGTTTATCTCTGGAACTCCTCGGAGAAAGCTGCCTCAGACTCCGAAAAGTAGCGAGCACACCCTGGCCAAGATGTGGAATGTGGTTCAGTCCAACAATGGCATCAAGGTGCTCCTGTCCTTATTATCCATCAAGATGCCCATCACTGATGCAGACCAGATAAGGGCTCTGGCCTGCAAGGCCCTAGTGGGCCTTTCTCGCAGTAGCACTGTCCGGCAGATCATCAGCAAACTGCCCCTTTTCAGCAGCTGCCAGATCCAGCAGTTGATGAAGGAGCCTGTGCTGCAGGACAAGCGCAGTGACCATGTCAAGTTCTGCAAGTATGCTGCTGAGCTCATTGAACGAGTGTCAGGAAAGCCTCTTCTCATTGGCACTGATGTGTCTCTGGCACGACTGCAAAAAGCAGATGTTGTTGCCCAGTCAAGGATTTCCTTCCCTGAGAAAGAGCTGCTTCTGTTGATACGTAACCATCTCATTTCTAAAGGGCTTGGGGAGACAGCAACCGTGCTGACGAAAGAGGCTGACTTGCCCATGACTGCCGCTTCTCATTCTTCTGCCTTCACCCCAGtcactgctgctgcttctcctgtctctcttccccgaACACCTCGCATCGCCAATGGTATTGCAACTCGACTGGGCAGCCATACTTCTGTGGGTGccactgcccctcctgcccccactgcccATCCTCAGCCACGGCCCCCCCAAGGTTCACTAGCCTTGCCTGGCCCATCTTATGCAGGCAATTCCCCCTTGATTGGTAGGATCAGTTTTATCAGAGAGAGGCCATCACCCTGCAATGGCAGGAAAATCAGAGTGTTGCGGCAGAAGTCGGACCATGGCGCCTATAGCCAAAgcccagccataaaaaagcagTTGGACAGACATCTTCCTTCCCCACCTACGCTGGACAGTATCATCACAGAATATCTTAGAGAGCAGCATGCTCGCTGCAAGAACCCAGTTGCCACCTGCCCACCTTTCTCCCTCTTTACTCCTCATCAgtgtcctgagccaaaacagaGGCGGCAAGCGCCAATAAACTTTACCTCAAGGCTAAACCGCAGGGCATCATTTCCAAAGTATGGAGGGGTGGATGGCGGATGCTTTGATAGGCACCTTATCTTTAGCAG gtTCCGTCCTATTTCAGTGTTCAGGGAAGCCAATGAGGATGAGAGTGGTTTCACTTGCTGTGCATTCTCAGCACGGGAGCGGTTCCTGATGCTTGGCACCTGCACTGGGCAGTTGAAGCTCTATAATGTGTTTAGTGGACAAGAGGAGGCCAGCTATAACTGTCACAACTCGGCTATCACACATCTTGAACCTTCCAGG GATGGGTCCTTGCTGCTGACATCTGCTACTTGGAGCCAGCCTCTGTCTGCACTTTGGGGAATGAAATCAGTATTTGATAtgaa GCATTCCTTCACAGAAGATCACTATGTTGAGTTCAGTAAGCACTCTCAGGATCGAGTCATAGGTACAAAAGGAGACATTGCCCAC ATTTATGATATTCAGACTGGCAACAAGCTGTTGACTCTGTTTAACCCAGATCTTGCCAACAACTACAAGAGGAACTGTGCCACCTTTAATCCTACAGATGATCTTGTCTTAAATGATGGCGTCCTCTGGGATGTCCGCTCTGCACAAGCCATCCACAAGTTTGACAAGTTCAACATGAACATCAGTGGTGTTTTCCATCCAAATGGGCTGGAGGTCATCATTAATACTGAGATT TGGGATCTTCGCACTTTCCATCTTTTACACACAGTTCCTGCTCTGGATCAGTGTCGTGTTGTGTTCAACCACACGGGGACAGTGATGTATGGAG CTATGTTGCAGGCAGATGATGAGGATGACTTAATGGAAGAGAGGATGAAAAGCCCTTTTGGATCATCCTTCCGAACATTTAATGCAACTGACTACAAACCTATAG cAACCATTGATGTGAAACGGAACATCTTTGACCTGTGTACAGACACCAAAGACTGCTATCTTGCTGTCATTGAG aaccAAGGCAGCATGGATGCTCTGAACATGGACACGGTATGCAGGCTGTATGAAGTGGGCAGGCAACGTTTGGCAGAGGATGAGGATGAAGAGGAGGACCAG AAGCAGATG gaagaggaagaacaggaggaagAAGATGACGATGAAGATGATGACGACACTGATGATCTAGATGAGCTTGACACTGACCAGTTGCTGGAGGCGGAGTTGGAGGAGGATGACAACAACGAGAACGCAGGGGAGGATGGGGACAATGACTTTTCTCCCTCTGACGAGGAGCTAGCGAACCTTCTagaggagggagaggatggggaggaCGAGGACTCTGATGCGGACGAGGAAGTGGAACTGATCCTGGGGGACA
- the DCAF1 gene encoding DDB1- and CUL4-associated factor 1 isoform X5: protein MTTVAVHVDSKAELTTLLEQWEKEHGSGQDMVPILTRMSELIEKETEEYRKGDPDPFDDRHPGRADPECMLGHLLRILFKNDDFMNALVNAYVMTSREPPLNTAACRLLLDIMPGLETAVVFQEKEGIVENLFKWAREADQPLRTYSTGLLGGAMENQDIAANYRDENSQLVAIVLRRLRELQLQEVALRQENKRPSPRKLSSEPLLPLDEEAVDMDYGDMAVDVVDGEQEEASGDMEISFHLDSGHKTSSRVNSAAKPDEGGLRKNKSAKQGDRESFRKAKQKLGFSASDPDRMFVELSNSSWSEMSPWVIGTNYTLYPMTPAIEQRLILQYLTPLGEYQELLPIFMQLGSRELMMFYIDLKQTNDVLLTFEALKHLASLLLHNKFATEFVAHGGVQKLLEIPRPSMAATGVSMCLYYLSYNQDAMERVCMHPHNVLSDVVNYTLWLMECSHASGCCHATMFFSICFSFRAVLELFDRYDGLRRLVNLISTLEILNLEDQGALLSDDEIFASRQTGKHTCMALRKYFEAHLAIKLEQVKQSLQRTEGGILVHPQPPYKACSYTHEQIVEMMEFLIEYGPAQLYWEPAEVFLKLSCVQLLLQLISIACNWKTYYARNDTVRFALDVLAILTVVPKIQLQLAESVDVLDEAGSTVSTVGISIILGVAEGEFFIHDAEIQKSALQIIINCVCGPDNRISSIGKFISGTPRRKLPQTPKSSEHTLAKMWNVVQSNNGIKVLLSLLSIKMPITDADQIRALACKALVGLSRSSTVRQIISKLPLFSSCQIQQLMKEPVLQDKRSDHVKFCKYAAELIERVSGKPLLIGTDVSLARLQKADVVAQSRISFPEKELLLLIRNHLISKGLGETATVLTKEADLPMTAASHSSAFTPVTAAASPVSLPRTPRIANGIATRLGSHTSVGATAPPAPTAHPQPRPPQGSLALPGPSYAGNSPLIGRISFIRERPSPCNGRKIRVLRQKSDHGAYSQSPAIKKQLDRHLPSPPTLDSIITEYLREQHARCKNPVATCPPFSLFTPHQCPEPKQRRQAPINFTSRLNRRASFPKYGGVDGGCFDRHLIFSRFRPISVFREANEDESGFTCCAFSARERFLMLGTCTGQLKLYNVFSGQEEASYNCHNSAITHLEPSRDGSLLLTSATWSQPLSALWGMKSVFDMKHSFTEDHYVEFSKHSQDRVIGTKGDIAHIYDIQTGNKLLTLFNPDLANNYKRNCATFNPTDDLVLNDGVLWDVRSAQAIHKFDKFNMNISGVFHPNGLEVIINTEIWDLRTFHLLHTVPALDQCRVVFNHTGTVMYGAMLQADDEDDLMEERMKSPFGSSFRTFNATDYKPIATIDVKRNIFDLCTDTKDCYLAVIENQGSMDALNMDTVCRLYEVGRQRLAEDEDEEEDQEEEEQEEEDDDEDDDDTDDLDELDTDQLLEAELEEDDNNENAGEDGDNDFSPSDEELANLLEEGEDGEDEDSDADEEVELILGDTDSSDNSDLEDDIILSLNE, encoded by the exons GAGGGAattgttgagaatcttttcaaaTGGGCCCGAGAGGCTGATCAGCCATTGAGGACGTATTCTACTGGACTGTTAGGAGGTGCTATGGAGAATCAAGACATTGCTGCCAACTATAGGGATGAGAATTCACAGCTG GTGGCAATAGTACTTCGAAGACTGAGGGAGCTACAACTTCAGGAAGTGGCTTTGCGGCAGGAAAACAAGCGTCCCAGCCCGCGAAAGCTCTCCTCTGAACCCCTTTTGCCTCTGGATGAAGAAGCTGTGGATATGGACTATGGCGACATGGCTGTAGATGTAGTGGATGGTGAACAAGAGGAAGCCTCTGGGGACATGGAGATTTCCTTTCATCTTGATTCAGGCCACAAGACTAGTAGTAGAGTGAACTCAGCAGCCAAACCTGACGAGGGAGGATTGAGGAAAAACAAGTCAGCAAAACAGGGTGACAGAGAGAGTTTTAGGAAGGCCAAGCAGAAGTTGGGTTTCTCAGCATCTGATCCAGATCGTATGTTTGTTGAGCTATCTAATAGCAGCTGGTCAGAAATGTCCCCTTGGGTGATTGGCACCAATTATACTCTTTATCCTATGACTCCTGCTATTGAGCAGCGACTCATTCTCCAGTATTTGACCCCCCTAGGAGAATATCAGGAG ttacttcCCATATTCATGCAACTTGGATCACGGGAATTAATGATGTTCTATATTGACCTGAAACAGACTAATGATGTCCTGCTTACATTTGAGGCactcaag CACCTTGCATCTCTCCTGCTCCATAACAAGTTTGCCACAGAGTTTGTTGCGCATGGTGGAGTACAGAAATTACTGGAAATTCCTCGTCCTTCTATGGCTGCAACTGGTGTATCCATGTGCTTGTATTACCTGTCCTACAACCAGGATGCCATGGAAAGA gTTTGTATGCATCCCCACAATGTTCTGTCTGACGTGGTGAACTATACTCTGTGGTTAATGGAATGTTCTCATGCCTCAGGATGCTGCCATGCTACCATGTTTTTCTCAATTTGCTTCTCCTTCCGGGCTGTGTTGGAGCTCTTTGACCGCTATGATGGTCTTCGTCGTCTGGTGAATTTG ATCAGTACTTTGGAGATTCTAAATTTGGAAGATCAGGGTGCACTTCTGAGTGATGATGAAATATTTGCTAGCCGCCAAACTGGGAAACATACCTGCATGGCCTTGCGCAAGTACTTTGAGGCTCACCTGGCCATTAAATTGGAACAAGTAAAACAGTCACTTCAGAGGACTGAGGGTGGCATTCTTGTCCATCCTCAACCCCCATACAAG GCGTGTTCATATACTCATGAACAGATTGTGGAAATGATGGAGTTTTTGATAGAGTATGGTCCAGCGCAACTATATTGGGAACCAGCTGAAGTCTTCCTGAAACTTTCTTGTGTTCAACTCTTGTTGCAGCTTATTTCTATTGCCTGCAATTGGAAGACCTATTATGCAAG GAATGATACTGTGCGCTTTGCTTTGGATGTTCTGGCTATTCTCACTGTTGTGCCAAAAATCCAGCTGCAGTTGGCAGAATCAGTGGATGTGCTAGATGAGGCTGGCTCCACCGTCTCCACTGTAG GTATCAGCATTATTTTGGGAGTGGCTGAGGGTGAGTTCTTTATCCATGATGCTGAAATTCAGAAGTCAGCACTTCAGATTATCATCAATTGTGTTTGTGGCCCGGATAACCGAATTTCCAGTATTGGCAAGTTTATCTCTGGAACTCCTCGGAGAAAGCTGCCTCAGACTCCGAAAAGTAGCGAGCACACCCTGGCCAAGATGTGGAATGTGGTTCAGTCCAACAATGGCATCAAGGTGCTCCTGTCCTTATTATCCATCAAGATGCCCATCACTGATGCAGACCAGATAAGGGCTCTGGCCTGCAAGGCCCTAGTGGGCCTTTCTCGCAGTAGCACTGTCCGGCAGATCATCAGCAAACTGCCCCTTTTCAGCAGCTGCCAGATCCAGCAGTTGATGAAGGAGCCTGTGCTGCAGGACAAGCGCAGTGACCATGTCAAGTTCTGCAAGTATGCTGCTGAGCTCATTGAACGAGTGTCAGGAAAGCCTCTTCTCATTGGCACTGATGTGTCTCTGGCACGACTGCAAAAAGCAGATGTTGTTGCCCAGTCAAGGATTTCCTTCCCTGAGAAAGAGCTGCTTCTGTTGATACGTAACCATCTCATTTCTAAAGGGCTTGGGGAGACAGCAACCGTGCTGACGAAAGAGGCTGACTTGCCCATGACTGCCGCTTCTCATTCTTCTGCCTTCACCCCAGtcactgctgctgcttctcctgtctctcttccccgaACACCTCGCATCGCCAATGGTATTGCAACTCGACTGGGCAGCCATACTTCTGTGGGTGccactgcccctcctgcccccactgcccATCCTCAGCCACGGCCCCCCCAAGGTTCACTAGCCTTGCCTGGCCCATCTTATGCAGGCAATTCCCCCTTGATTGGTAGGATCAGTTTTATCAGAGAGAGGCCATCACCCTGCAATGGCAGGAAAATCAGAGTGTTGCGGCAGAAGTCGGACCATGGCGCCTATAGCCAAAgcccagccataaaaaagcagTTGGACAGACATCTTCCTTCCCCACCTACGCTGGACAGTATCATCACAGAATATCTTAGAGAGCAGCATGCTCGCTGCAAGAACCCAGTTGCCACCTGCCCACCTTTCTCCCTCTTTACTCCTCATCAgtgtcctgagccaaaacagaGGCGGCAAGCGCCAATAAACTTTACCTCAAGGCTAAACCGCAGGGCATCATTTCCAAAGTATGGAGGGGTGGATGGCGGATGCTTTGATAGGCACCTTATCTTTAGCAG gtTCCGTCCTATTTCAGTGTTCAGGGAAGCCAATGAGGATGAGAGTGGTTTCACTTGCTGTGCATTCTCAGCACGGGAGCGGTTCCTGATGCTTGGCACCTGCACTGGGCAGTTGAAGCTCTATAATGTGTTTAGTGGACAAGAGGAGGCCAGCTATAACTGTCACAACTCGGCTATCACACATCTTGAACCTTCCAGG GATGGGTCCTTGCTGCTGACATCTGCTACTTGGAGCCAGCCTCTGTCTGCACTTTGGGGAATGAAATCAGTATTTGATAtgaa GCATTCCTTCACAGAAGATCACTATGTTGAGTTCAGTAAGCACTCTCAGGATCGAGTCATAGGTACAAAAGGAGACATTGCCCAC ATTTATGATATTCAGACTGGCAACAAGCTGTTGACTCTGTTTAACCCAGATCTTGCCAACAACTACAAGAGGAACTGTGCCACCTTTAATCCTACAGATGATCTTGTCTTAAATGATGGCGTCCTCTGGGATGTCCGCTCTGCACAAGCCATCCACAAGTTTGACAAGTTCAACATGAACATCAGTGGTGTTTTCCATCCAAATGGGCTGGAGGTCATCATTAATACTGAGATT TGGGATCTTCGCACTTTCCATCTTTTACACACAGTTCCTGCTCTGGATCAGTGTCGTGTTGTGTTCAACCACACGGGGACAGTGATGTATGGAG CTATGTTGCAGGCAGATGATGAGGATGACTTAATGGAAGAGAGGATGAAAAGCCCTTTTGGATCATCCTTCCGAACATTTAATGCAACTGACTACAAACCTATAG cAACCATTGATGTGAAACGGAACATCTTTGACCTGTGTACAGACACCAAAGACTGCTATCTTGCTGTCATTGAG aaccAAGGCAGCATGGATGCTCTGAACATGGACACGGTATGCAGGCTGTATGAAGTGGGCAGGCAACGTTTGGCAGAGGATGAGGATGAAGAGGAGGACCAG gaagaggaagaacaggaggaagAAGATGACGATGAAGATGATGACGACACTGATGATCTAGATGAGCTTGACACTGACCAGTTGCTGGAGGCGGAGTTGGAGGAGGATGACAACAACGAGAACGCAGGGGAGGATGGGGACAATGACTTTTCTCCCTCTGACGAGGAGCTAGCGAACCTTCTagaggagggagaggatggggaggaCGAGGACTCTGATGCGGACGAGGAAGTGGAACTGATCCTGGGGGACA